A part of Mycolicibacterium sp. TUM20985 genomic DNA contains:
- a CDS encoding TetR/AcrR family transcriptional regulator: MSAESVPREVRRSRGDLQREAILGAVRELLEFKAFSDLSVSSISERAGVARSGFYFYFDSKYAVLAVIVADVMEELDKLTHDFAPREPDETPSEFAKRMVGSAAAVFASNDPIMRACTLAQNTDAQIREIMNDFEDGVIEKIVGLIKQDAGARPITDDLTALVRMLTATSAMTLSHDSGFVGRGSDPGRALEVLERLWLNALWGGGSLAPS, from the coding sequence ATGAGCGCCGAATCGGTTCCCCGCGAGGTCCGCCGCAGCCGCGGTGACCTCCAGCGTGAGGCGATCCTGGGCGCCGTTCGCGAGTTGCTCGAGTTCAAGGCCTTCTCGGACCTGTCGGTCAGCAGTATCAGCGAGCGCGCGGGAGTCGCGCGTTCGGGCTTCTACTTCTACTTCGACTCGAAATACGCGGTGCTCGCAGTGATCGTCGCGGACGTGATGGAGGAACTCGACAAGCTCACCCACGACTTCGCGCCGCGTGAGCCGGACGAGACGCCCTCGGAGTTCGCCAAGCGCATGGTGGGCAGCGCGGCGGCGGTCTTCGCGAGCAATGACCCCATCATGCGGGCCTGCACGCTCGCTCAGAACACCGACGCCCAGATCCGCGAGATCATGAACGACTTCGAGGACGGCGTCATCGAGAAGATCGTCGGCCTCATCAAGCAGGACGCGGGGGCGCGACCCATCACCGACGACCTGACGGCACTCGTGCGCATGCTGACGGCGACGTCGGCGATGACCCTGTCGCACGACTCCGGTTTCGTCGGACGGGGCTCCGACCCCGGCCGGGCCCTCGAGGTGCTCGAGCGGCTCTGGCTGAACGCGCTGTGGGGTGGCGGGAGCTTGGCCCCGAGTTGA
- a CDS encoding TetR/AcrR family transcriptional regulator, with protein MTIGDGLTGLPVIDSAPIERGDAARNRALLLAAARRLVDEHGADAVTMDDVAAAAGVGKGTLFRRFGSRAGLMIVLLDEDEKTEQQAFMFGPPPLGPGAPPLTRLLAYGRGRLRFTWDHRVLLSDANSDPQTRFNAPATLHRRHVRVLLEAAETTGDLDAQTDALLALLDADHVVHEVNDMGRSLEQQGDAWESVARKLCGR; from the coding sequence ATGACCATTGGTGATGGGCTCACCGGGCTGCCGGTCATCGACTCCGCGCCCATCGAACGGGGTGACGCCGCCCGCAACCGCGCCCTGCTGCTGGCCGCCGCCCGCCGCCTGGTCGACGAACACGGCGCGGACGCCGTGACGATGGACGACGTCGCCGCCGCCGCCGGAGTCGGCAAGGGCACGCTCTTCCGACGCTTCGGTAGCCGGGCCGGTCTCATGATCGTGCTCCTCGACGAAGACGAGAAGACCGAACAGCAGGCGTTCATGTTCGGCCCCCCGCCGTTGGGGCCCGGCGCACCGCCGCTGACGCGACTTCTCGCCTACGGCCGCGGGCGCCTCCGCTTCACCTGGGATCACCGCGTGTTGCTCTCCGACGCCAACAGCGATCCGCAGACGCGGTTCAACGCGCCCGCCACGCTGCATCGCCGCCACGTCCGGGTGCTGCTCGAGGCCGCGGAAACGACGGGTGACCTCGACGCGCAGACCGATGCCCTCCTGGCCCTGCTCGACGCCGACCACGTCGTTCACGAGGTCAACGACATGGGCCGCAGCCTCGAGCAGCAGGGCGATGCCTGGGAAAGCGTGGCGCGCAAGCTGTGTGGGCGGTGA
- a CDS encoding AAA family ATPase: MLHTVAIRGYRSMRDVVIPLTRLTVVTGANGTGKSSVYRALRLLADCGRGEVIGSLAREGGLESVLWAGPENVGGARRTGRSEGTTRTRPISLELGYASDDFGYLIDLGLPQDTGLRSLFARDPEIKREAVFAGPRLRPSSTLVSRVRDYAEVASESGRGFDELTRSLPAYRSVLAEYAHPGALPEVASVRNRLRDWRFYDGFRVDPDAPARRPRIGTRTPVLSDDGGDLAAAVQTIVEAGFDDLPRAVADAFDGAEVSVAVHDGLFELRLHQRGMLRPLRAAELSDGTLRFLLWAAALLGPKPPSLMVLNEPETSLHPDLVAPLATMIRTAAATTQVVVVTHSLAMREHLTTEDSSEIELHKEWGETRIEGQTRLDAPQWDWGKR, from the coding sequence ATGTTGCACACCGTCGCGATCCGCGGCTACCGATCGATGCGCGACGTCGTCATCCCGCTGACGCGTCTCACCGTGGTCACCGGTGCCAACGGGACGGGCAAGTCGTCGGTGTACCGGGCGCTGCGCCTGCTCGCGGACTGCGGCCGCGGCGAGGTGATCGGTTCGCTGGCGCGTGAGGGCGGCCTGGAGTCGGTGCTGTGGGCAGGACCGGAGAACGTCGGCGGTGCCCGGCGCACCGGACGAAGCGAGGGCACCACGCGCACGCGACCGATCTCGCTCGAACTCGGTTACGCCTCAGATGATTTCGGCTATCTAATCGATCTTGGCCTGCCGCAGGACACCGGGCTCCGCTCGCTGTTCGCCCGTGACCCGGAGATCAAACGGGAGGCGGTGTTCGCAGGTCCCCGATTGCGGCCGAGCTCGACGTTGGTCAGCCGAGTGCGTGACTACGCCGAGGTCGCGTCCGAATCCGGCCGCGGATTCGACGAGCTCACCCGCTCCCTGCCCGCCTACCGCAGCGTGCTGGCCGAATACGCCCATCCCGGCGCGCTGCCCGAAGTGGCCTCCGTTCGGAATCGGTTGCGCGACTGGCGTTTCTACGACGGGTTCCGAGTCGACCCCGACGCACCGGCGCGGCGGCCTCGCATCGGCACCCGCACGCCGGTGCTGTCCGACGACGGCGGCGACCTGGCCGCTGCCGTCCAGACGATCGTCGAGGCCGGGTTCGACGACCTGCCGCGGGCCGTCGCCGACGCCTTCGACGGAGCCGAGGTGTCGGTCGCGGTTCATGACGGCCTCTTCGAGCTGCGACTGCACCAACGCGGCATGTTGCGACCCCTGCGCGCCGCCGAGTTGTCCGACGGCACTTTGCGATTCCTCCTATGGGCCGCCGCGCTGCTCGGGCCGAAACCGCCCTCGCTGATGGTGCTCAACGAACCCGAGACGTCCCTGCACCCCGACCTGGTGGCACCGCTGGCGACGATGATCCGCACGGCGGCGGCCACCACCCAAGTCGTCGTCGTCACCCATTCGCTGGCCATGCGCGAGCATCTGACCACTGAGGACTCCAGCGAGATCGAGCTCCACAAGGAGTGGGGTGAGACCCGCATCGAGGGTCAGACGAGGCTCGACGCGCCCCAGTGGGACTGGGGCAAGCGCTGA
- a CDS encoding cytochrome P450 — translation MATISTPDYLLDQAKRRFTPSINNFPCLGTLERKLLRTEFKRTLLAEPPAGSGLKPVMGDAGLPVLGHMVEMFRGGPDYLMHLYRTKGQVYYADSPVLPAVTALGPDAAQAIYSNRNKDFSQEGWIPVIGPFFHRGLMLLDFDEHMFHRRIMQEAFVRTRLVGYTEQVDTVVSKVIASDWVADDPRFLLYPAMKQMTLDIASMVFMGHEPGTDHELVTKVNNAFTTTVRAGNAIIRNGVPPFTWWRGLQARKLLETYFEARVQERRGAEGSDLLTVLCQTEDDDGNKFSDADIVNHMIFLMMAAHDTSTSTATTMAYFLAQNPEWQDRCRDESDRLGDGPVDIESLEKLESLDLVMNESLRLVTPVQWAMRRAVRDTDLLGYHIPKGTNVIAYPGLNHRLPEFWTDPMKFDPDRFAEPRSEHKKHRYAFTPFGGGSHKCIGMMFGQLEVKVIMHRLLRKYRLELAHPGREQKWDYGGMPVPMDGMPIILRPLR, via the coding sequence ATGGCGACCATCAGTACCCCGGACTATTTGCTCGACCAAGCGAAGCGGCGGTTTACGCCGTCCATCAACAACTTCCCTTGCTTGGGCACCCTGGAGCGCAAACTGCTGCGCACCGAGTTCAAGCGGACCCTCCTGGCCGAACCGCCCGCGGGCAGCGGCCTCAAACCGGTGATGGGTGACGCTGGCCTGCCGGTCCTCGGCCACATGGTCGAGATGTTCCGCGGCGGCCCGGATTACCTCATGCACCTGTACCGCACCAAGGGCCAGGTCTACTACGCCGACTCCCCCGTGCTGCCCGCGGTGACGGCACTGGGACCCGATGCCGCACAAGCGATCTACTCCAACCGCAACAAGGACTTCTCGCAGGAGGGGTGGATTCCCGTCATCGGGCCATTCTTCCACCGCGGCCTGATGCTCCTGGACTTCGACGAACACATGTTCCACCGCCGGATCATGCAGGAGGCGTTCGTTCGCACGCGCCTGGTCGGCTATACCGAGCAGGTCGACACGGTGGTCTCGAAGGTGATTGCGAGCGACTGGGTCGCCGACGATCCGCGCTTCCTGCTGTACCCAGCGATGAAGCAGATGACCCTCGACATTGCCTCGATGGTGTTCATGGGCCATGAACCGGGCACCGACCACGAACTGGTGACCAAGGTCAACAACGCCTTCACCACGACGGTCCGCGCCGGGAACGCGATCATTCGCAACGGCGTGCCGCCCTTCACGTGGTGGCGTGGTCTGCAGGCCAGGAAGCTGCTGGAGACCTACTTCGAGGCACGCGTGCAGGAGCGTCGCGGAGCGGAGGGTTCGGACCTGCTGACGGTGCTCTGCCAGACCGAGGACGACGACGGCAACAAGTTCTCCGACGCCGACATCGTGAACCACATGATCTTCCTGATGATGGCGGCGCATGACACGTCCACGTCGACGGCCACCACGATGGCGTACTTCCTGGCCCAGAACCCCGAGTGGCAGGACCGCTGCCGCGATGAATCTGACCGTCTCGGTGACGGGCCCGTCGACATCGAGTCGTTGGAGAAGCTCGAATCCCTCGACCTCGTCATGAACGAGTCGCTCCGACTGGTCACTCCCGTCCAATGGGCGATGCGGCGCGCCGTCCGCGACACCGATCTGTTGGGGTATCACATTCCCAAGGGCACCAACGTGATTGCCTACCCCGGCCTCAATCACCGGTTGCCCGAGTTCTGGACCGATCCGATGAAGTTCGACCCCGACCGGTTCGCCGAACCGCGCAGCGAGCACAAGAAGCACCGCTACGCCTTCACACCCTTCGGCGGCGGTTCGCACAAGTGCATCGGCATGATGTTCGGCCAGCTCGAGGTGAAGGTGATCATGCACCGGCTGCTCCGCAAGTACCGGCTGGAACTCGCCCATCCCGGCCGTGAGCAGAAGTGGGACTACGGCGGCATGCCCGTGCCGATGGACGGAATGCCAATCATCCTGCGCCCGCTGCGCTGA
- a CDS encoding DNA polymerase IV — MWVLHVDLDQFLASVELRRRPELVGLPLIVGGNGDPAEPRKVVTCASYEAREYGVRAGMPLRAAARKCPDATFLPSDPAAYDEASEQVMALLRDLGHPLEVWGWDEAYLGADVTDPYALAEHVRRVVEAETGLSCSVGISDNKQRAKVATGFGKPAGVFRLTDDNWMTVMGDRGVDALWGVGPKTAKRLAALGITTVANLAATDSEVLVSAFGPTTGLWLLLLAKGGGDDTVSAEPWVPRSRSHVVTFPEDLTERATMDDAIADLARQTLDEVVAQGRTVTRVAVTVRTSTFFTRTKIRKLGEAGIDESVIVDTALSVFHRFELDRPVRLLGVRLELAMPSAAAPAVTGGT; from the coding sequence ATGTGGGTGTTGCACGTCGACCTGGACCAGTTCCTCGCATCGGTCGAACTCCGGCGGCGCCCCGAACTCGTCGGCCTGCCCCTGATCGTCGGCGGGAACGGCGACCCTGCCGAACCCCGCAAGGTGGTGACGTGCGCGTCATACGAAGCGCGCGAGTACGGCGTCCGTGCGGGCATGCCGCTGCGCGCGGCCGCCCGCAAGTGCCCGGACGCGACGTTCCTGCCGTCCGACCCGGCAGCCTACGACGAGGCATCAGAGCAGGTGATGGCGTTGCTGCGGGATCTCGGCCATCCCCTCGAGGTATGGGGCTGGGACGAGGCGTACCTCGGCGCCGACGTCACCGATCCCTACGCGCTGGCCGAACACGTTCGCCGGGTCGTGGAAGCCGAGACGGGACTGTCGTGTTCGGTGGGCATCAGTGACAACAAGCAGCGGGCGAAGGTGGCGACCGGCTTCGGCAAACCGGCCGGCGTCTTCCGTCTGACCGACGACAACTGGATGACGGTGATGGGCGACCGTGGCGTCGACGCGCTCTGGGGAGTCGGCCCCAAGACCGCCAAAAGACTTGCCGCCCTGGGTATCACGACCGTCGCCAACCTCGCCGCCACCGACTCCGAGGTGCTCGTCTCGGCGTTCGGACCGACGACGGGTTTGTGGCTTCTGTTGCTGGCCAAGGGCGGTGGCGACGACACCGTCAGCGCCGAACCGTGGGTACCCCGATCGCGGAGTCACGTCGTCACCTTCCCCGAGGATCTGACCGAACGAGCCACGATGGACGACGCGATCGCCGACCTGGCGCGCCAGACACTCGACGAGGTCGTCGCGCAGGGCCGCACGGTGACCCGTGTCGCCGTCACGGTTCGCACCAGCACGTTCTTCACCAGGACCAAGATCCGCAAGCTCGGCGAGGCGGGCATCGACGAGTCGGTCATCGTCGACACCGCGCTGTCCGTCTTCCATCGGTTCGAATTGGATCGCCCGGTAAGACTGCTCGGCGTCCGCCTCGAACTGGCCATGCCATCGGCGGCTGCTCCTGCTGTCACCGGGGGGACCTAG
- a CDS encoding SDR family oxidoreductase translates to MAQGFAGKRCFLTGAASGIGRSTALKLAAEGAELFLTDRNAEGLAQTVADARALGAVVSAHRTLDVSSYDEVAAFAADIHSAHPSMDVVMNIAGVSAWGTVSHLSHRHWESMVAINLMGPIHVIEAFVPPMVAAGRGGSLVNVASAAGLVALPWHAAYSASKYGLLGVSEVLRFDLARHGIGVSVVVPGAVRTPLVDSVEIAGVDRDHPQVRKWVDRFSGHAVTPELVADKMLRGMARNRFLIYTSHDIRALYAFKRFAWLPYSFAMRRVNVIFTRALRPSKPDESRPAS, encoded by the coding sequence ATGGCGCAGGGATTTGCGGGCAAGCGGTGCTTCCTCACGGGGGCCGCCAGCGGAATCGGGCGATCGACGGCGCTGAAGCTGGCTGCCGAGGGCGCTGAACTGTTCCTCACCGACCGCAATGCCGAAGGCTTGGCCCAGACGGTCGCCGATGCCCGGGCGCTCGGCGCGGTGGTCTCGGCGCACCGCACCCTCGACGTCTCCAGCTACGACGAGGTGGCGGCGTTCGCCGCCGACATCCACAGCGCACACCCGAGCATGGACGTGGTGATGAACATCGCCGGCGTGTCGGCGTGGGGCACGGTGAGCCACTTGAGCCACCGACACTGGGAATCGATGGTCGCCATCAACCTGATGGGTCCCATCCACGTCATCGAGGCGTTCGTGCCGCCGATGGTGGCCGCGGGCCGGGGCGGCAGTCTCGTCAACGTCGCGTCGGCGGCCGGCCTGGTGGCGCTGCCGTGGCACGCCGCGTACAGCGCGAGCAAGTACGGCCTGCTGGGCGTCAGCGAGGTGCTGCGCTTCGACCTGGCCCGACACGGCATCGGAGTTTCGGTGGTCGTGCCGGGCGCCGTGCGCACACCGCTGGTCGACTCGGTGGAGATCGCCGGCGTGGACAGGGATCACCCGCAGGTGCGCAAGTGGGTGGACCGGTTCAGTGGCCACGCCGTCACCCCGGAGTTGGTGGCGGACAAGATGCTTCGCGGAATGGCCCGCAATCGGTTCCTCATCTACACCTCGCACGACATCCGCGCGCTCTACGCCTTCAAGCGCTTCGCGTGGTTGCCGTACAGCTTCGCGATGCGACGGGTGAACGTGATCTTCACGCGCGCCCTGCGACCCTCCAAGCCGGATGAGTCGAGACCGGCGAGCTAG